One segment of Oscillospiraceae bacterium MB08-C2-2 DNA contains the following:
- the garR gene encoding 2-hydroxy-3-oxopropionate reductase — translation MKIGFIGLGIMGKPMAKNLIKAGYALTVFDVVKESVDDVAAAGANVGASPKDVAAASDVVITMLPNSPHVKTVVCGENGVLEGAKPGLILVDMSSIAPLTSTEVEKACAEKGVKMIDAPVSGGEPKAIDGTLAIMVGGEEAVLETVKPILLKMGASAVYCGKIGAGNTTKLANQIIVAVNIAAVAEAYTLAKKAGVDPALVFDAIKGGLAGSTVMNAKSPMMLDSNFKPGFKVDLHIKDLGNALDTGHNVGSPLPLTASVMEMMQTLRADECGQDDHSALAKYYAKVSGTKIGK, via the coding sequence ATGAAAATTGGATTTATCGGGCTTGGAATTATGGGCAAGCCCATGGCAAAAAACCTGATTAAAGCAGGATATGCGTTGACCGTGTTTGACGTAGTGAAAGAAAGTGTGGATGATGTTGCCGCCGCCGGAGCCAATGTGGGTGCATCCCCCAAAGATGTGGCCGCCGCTTCTGATGTAGTTATCACCATGCTGCCAAACTCTCCCCATGTCAAAACAGTTGTGTGTGGTGAGAATGGTGTTCTGGAAGGCGCAAAACCAGGGCTTATTTTGGTTGACATGTCTTCGATCGCCCCGCTAACCTCCACCGAGGTTGAAAAAGCCTGTGCGGAAAAGGGCGTTAAAATGATAGATGCTCCTGTTTCTGGCGGCGAACCCAAAGCGATTGACGGAACCCTTGCCATTATGGTAGGCGGCGAAGAAGCTGTTTTGGAAACCGTAAAACCTATTCTGCTAAAAATGGGTGCAAGCGCTGTATACTGCGGAAAAATTGGCGCAGGCAACACGACAAAGCTTGCCAACCAAATTATAGTGGCAGTGAACATTGCAGCTGTGGCAGAGGCATATACCCTTGCCAAAAAAGCAGGAGTAGACCCCGCCCTTGTCTTTGACGCAATCAAAGGTGGGCTTGCGGGCTCCACTGTTATGAATGCCAAATCGCCCATGATGCTGGATAGCAATTTTAAACCCGGCTTTAAGGTTGACCTGCACATCAAAGATTTGGGCAATGCCCTGGATACCGGCCACAATGTTGGTTCGCCGCTCCCGCTTACGGCATCTGTTATGGAAATGATGCAAACCCTGCGTGCCGACGAATGCGGACAGGATGACCACAGTGCACTTGCCAAATACTATGCAAAAGTTTCGGGAACCAAAATCGGGAAATAA
- a CDS encoding transketolase C-terminal domain-containing protein, with the protein MGYINQRTAYGETLVALGEENKKIFVLDADLGGSTMSKLFELKFPERHLEMGIAEANMTSVAAGLALTGKIPFINTFAVFATGRAYDQIRQSIAVANLNVKICGSSAGLSDFGDGATHQSVEDMAIMRAIPNMVVINPADANEMVEATKAIVDYEGPVYLRTNRNDYPNVTPEGKPFKIGEPSVLKEGTDVVVFATGYPVGLALAAAEELAGDVSVKVVNVSTIKPLNKEKIAELAADCKAVVTAEEHSIVGGLGGAIAEALRKSCKPIEFVGVQDTFGCSAHNYLELMDHFGITKENIVKAVLEVK; encoded by the coding sequence ATGGGCTATATAAACCAAAGAACGGCATATGGCGAAACGCTGGTGGCGCTTGGCGAAGAAAACAAAAAGATTTTTGTGCTGGACGCTGACTTGGGCGGCTCTACAATGAGCAAGCTGTTTGAACTGAAATTCCCGGAACGCCACCTGGAAATGGGCATTGCCGAAGCAAACATGACTTCTGTAGCAGCGGGGCTTGCTCTGACAGGCAAAATTCCTTTCATTAATACATTTGCTGTGTTTGCAACAGGCCGTGCTTACGACCAGATTCGTCAATCCATTGCCGTTGCAAACCTCAATGTAAAAATTTGTGGTTCTTCTGCAGGCCTTTCGGATTTTGGCGACGGTGCAACACACCAAAGCGTTGAGGATATGGCAATTATGAGAGCCATTCCTAACATGGTTGTTATCAACCCTGCCGATGCCAACGAAATGGTAGAAGCCACAAAGGCAATTGTTGATTACGAAGGTCCTGTGTATCTGCGCACCAACCGCAACGATTACCCCAATGTAACGCCTGAAGGCAAGCCTTTTAAAATTGGCGAGCCATCGGTTCTAAAAGAAGGCACTGACGTTGTTGTGTTTGCCACTGGCTATCCTGTAGGCCTTGCCCTTGCCGCAGCGGAAGAATTGGCGGGCGATGTTTCGGTTAAAGTGGTAAATGTGAGCACAATCAAGCCGCTGAACAAAGAGAAAATTGCAGAGCTTGCTGCCGATTGCAAAGCGGTTGTAACTGCCGAAGAACACAGCATTGTTGGTGGGCTGGGCGGCGCCATTGCCGAAGCTTTGCGTAAATCCTGCAAGCCAATCGAGTTCGTTGGTGTTCAAGATACCTTTGGCTGCAGCGCACACAATTATCTTGAACTGATGGATCACTTTGGCATTACAAAAGAAAACATTGTAAAAGCCGTGTTAGAAGTAAAATAA
- a CDS encoding transketolase, with protein sequence MAYPKELLDSIQAKAQTLRRNVVISMGVGNAGHLGGSGSSADIVAALYFHKMNHDPKNPKKPDRDRFLLSKGHAAILQYSALAEAGYFSRDELQHTKELGAILQGHPDVRKTPGIEAGTGSLGQGLSIGLGISIALKDDKIPAKVYVICGDGEMAEGQIWEAAMAAKVFKADNLVAIVDQNTLQAQGTVCDRFDSNPLPEKWEAFGWHVIQIDGHNIEEILTALDAADEVKGQPTVIIAHTIKGKGVSFAEGVVSFHNGILTEETYQKALEELKA encoded by the coding sequence ATGGCCTATCCAAAAGAATTGTTGGATAGCATCCAAGCAAAGGCGCAGACCTTGCGTCGAAACGTGGTTATTAGCATGGGAGTGGGCAACGCAGGGCATCTGGGTGGCTCAGGGTCTTCTGCGGATATCGTGGCAGCTTTGTATTTCCACAAAATGAACCACGACCCCAAAAACCCCAAGAAACCTGATCGTGATCGTTTTTTGCTTAGCAAAGGGCATGCAGCTATCCTGCAATATTCGGCTCTGGCAGAAGCAGGGTATTTTTCTCGGGATGAACTGCAGCACACCAAAGAACTGGGTGCTATTTTGCAAGGGCACCCGGATGTGCGCAAAACACCGGGGATAGAGGCCGGAACCGGGTCTCTTGGCCAAGGACTTTCTATTGGTCTTGGCATTTCAATTGCACTGAAAGACGATAAGATTCCCGCAAAGGTTTATGTCATTTGTGGCGATGGTGAAATGGCAGAGGGTCAGATTTGGGAAGCGGCTATGGCTGCCAAGGTCTTTAAAGCCGATAACCTTGTTGCCATTGTTGACCAGAACACATTGCAGGCACAGGGAACAGTTTGCGATCGCTTTGATTCTAACCCTCTTCCCGAAAAATGGGAAGCTTTTGGATGGCACGTTATTCAAATTGATGGCCACAATATCGAAGAGATTTTAACTGCACTGGATGCTGCCGATGAAGTGAAGGGGCAACCAACTGTGATTATTGCCCACACCATAAAAGGCAAGGGCGTTAGCTTTGCCGAAGGTGTAGTGAGCTTCCATAATGGCATTCTGACGGAAGAAACATATCAAAAGGCTCTTGAAGAGCTAAAAGCGTAA